Sequence from the Argentina anserina chromosome 7, drPotAnse1.1, whole genome shotgun sequence genome:
TAGAACTTAATTCTTTGTAGGAATTGCCTTTCAATTATAGTTTTTTACTTATGTGCatgctttgtttttctttgtaaCCGCAGATAATGGGGTATGGATCTTATGCTGAATTTACTGTGAAACCAAACATGTCTTCATCACCAGAAGTTGTGATGTCTTTTCTGCAAGAGTTGAGCAAGATGGTTAGGCCAACCGCCAATGAGGTATTAAGTCCTTTATATGACATTATTCTGTTCGAAATAATTCTACCTTTTATTGGGCTGAAGATTAATTGCAGCTTTCCTGTACTAATGAGAAGTAACTCAACTTTAGGAGTTTAATAAAATTAAGGCCTTCAAGAGAGAAAAATGTGGTCAGACAGATGCAGATTTAGAACCTTGGGACGAGGCATACTACACAGCAATGATGAAGTCTTCTGCCTATCACTTTGACTCTTCAGTATGTTAGGCTGTTCGACTTTGTTTTATTTCATTCCATCTTATTTTAAGGAAAACATGGGTGATGGCAACATCTTCTTTGAAAGTTGTTTCTATCTTAGCAGACAATCATTCTATGAGGGTCACAAAGGAAATGAAGGCTTTAACTCTCTTCCCTTCTATGCAGGTTGTAGCATCATACTTTTCTCTGCCTCAATGTATCAACGGTTTGAAAGGGCTCGTGGAGTCCTTGTTTGGTGCAAGGTTTCATAGCGTGCCAATGGCACCAGGTGAATCATGGCATCCAGATGTGCTTAAAATGTCTCTCCATCATCCTGAAGAGGTATTTTCACTGTTAAATATAGATGTGATATCTGGAGATCACTGTAATGATTTAGTTTGCTTTATCTTCCTGATTATTGACTAGGATCTGCGTGCTTAAACAGGGTGATTTAGGGTATCTCTATCTGGATTTGTACTCAAGGAACAACAAGTATCCCGGGTGTGCTCATTTTGCAGTTAAAGGTGGTTGCAGTGTTTCAGAAACAGAATATCAACTTCCTGTATGTCAATAAACATATTTGTTCTTGTTgagttatgttttttttttcagaaagaATCAACTGTATTCTTAGCTGTATTTAACCATTAAGAAGGAACAGGTGCAAAGTAAGGGCTGAAAGTACTTCTGAACCCTAAAAAAGTAACTTTTGAACATTTGTCACTTTGATTGATTTGCATTTGCTTCAGAGAAACTCTGGTCTAAAGAGAGTTCAGAGCTGGTCCCTCTCTGTGAGGCAATTACTGGATTGGGTTTTAATGATGattcctttttcttgtttttcatGCATCAGAAACTCTTACTTTGCTCGCAGGTCGTTGCCCTTGTTtgcaatttttcttcttcaagtAGTTCATCAACTGTGAGGCTAAATCATTGGGAATTGGAAACTCTGTTTCATGAGTTTGGGCATGCTCTTCATTCGTTGCTTTCAAGAACGGTATTCTAGAAAGTACCTTATGACTGGGAGGCCAGCTCTATGCCTCCATTTGTTTATAAACTCTTACTTTTGCAACTCAATTTTTGTGTAGGACTATCAACACTTTTCAGGTACCAGAGTGGTTCTTGATTTGGCAGAAACTCCATCCAACCTTTTTGAGTGAGTTTGTCCATTATTctttataaaaaatttaatagaaaaatGTAGTTgaatatatttgaaatcagTCTTGTTTATGCGTATGACTATGACTTTTCTCCTTTTAGAAGTCTTACAATCATGACAGAGAGAGTAGGCTGGTTATGAACCTGATAGTAATTATTTTGATACGCAAGGTACTACGCTTGGGATCATCGAGTCTTGAAGACATTTGCTAAACATTATTCAACCGGGGAAATCATCCCGGAGAAATTAGTAGATTCAATGCAAGGTGCAAGAAAGATGTTTTCTGCCACAGATTTGCTACGTCAGGTTATTTACAAATGAATGAGTGGTAAACGATAGATGATCCCTTAATTCGCGATACACTATGACTACCTGAAAATTACTAGCAAAGGAGATTGatatatgtttttgttgttgtattCCTGTTTATCAGGTTTTTTATGCTGCCGTTGATCAGAGATTGTTTGGGGAACAACCAAGCCCATCGACAAGTTCTATTGTTGAGGATCTGAAAAGAGAGTATACTAGTTGGAAGCATGTGGAGGGCACAAACTGGCAGGCCCGATTCAACCACCTCCTGAATTATGGCGCAGGTATGctgaaaattttcaaacttTTCGACTTTGGTTGAATGCCAAAGAATGACATTATCAATTAGTAATGTTGAGTTTACTAGACCTTCACAACTTAAACAAGATTCACATCAACGAACAAGATCTAGTGATAAGTTATGGTTGTGGCTATAAATCACTCCAAAGTATCAGGATTTTAACAGATATCAGATTGCCAGAGCATATAATTCCTGTTTATAAATGAATTTCTATTAAAATTTGTATCCCCAAATGTCACAGCTTCCGATGTACTTAGTGGCTGGAAGGCTTATTCAATTTCAGTGATACGGCATCTTATTCTGTAAAAATTTCTCTTGGCTGATATATGTATTCTTCTTGCAGGGTATTATAGTTACTTGTATGCCAAATGTTTTGCTGCTACGATATGGCAGAAGCTGTGTCAGGAAGATCCACTCTCATTAACGACAGGAACTGCATTAAGAACCAGATTCTTGCAGCATGGTGGCGCCAAAGAACCAGATGATTTGTTAAATGGTCTCGTAGGAGATGGGATTTTAAGGGACTGTAATGGAGGATTAGTTCCTGATGTTACCTGTCTTTGTAACGAAATGAAATTCCTGGGGAAGAGTTAAGATTTGAAAGAACAATTCGAATACATATTAAGCTGAAACATTAGATCCGAGTGATTTTGGGTGGACTTCAAATTGTGGCTTCTCCTCACATTAATGCAAAAACGACTTGGAACCAAATCAGCAATACAAGAGTGAAAAGAATTCATCTCCCACACCTCGGAAGCTAATAAGTAAAACTGTTGGACACAAGTCTCATATTTTTTTActtaatataacaaaaacaagTAAACCtccttccttgcgcctcaatTAAAAGccctaattttaattttgcttAACAATGTCCTCTACACCCCCTTGGCAAATTGGGATGAATGAAATAAGCACCGGCGTTACTGAAATACCTGACGCTTTTGCACTGCTACGGGATGACGACTGTTGCCGTCGAATGCCGACCTCCCGAACCCCAAGCCACAATCCCGGACGACTCCAGAAAATTCCACAATCAAAAGGTTCAGTCATCATCTCACTTTGATATTCGgtaaaatttatttcttttgatgATAATTTGGACATTTGTTTTTAATTCACAATGCAGGCTACAATCTGAATTAAAGGACTTAATGGTTAGACACACCACtcattctctcttcttcttctttttttgtgaTCATGTGTCTACCCTGAAATTTGTTCCATTGGTTATAAATTTGATTAATCAAAcccgaaaaatatatattttcttccttGTATCAGTATTCGTTTAAGAAACTAAAGTTGAATTTCAGGTGAGTGAGTGTGATTCTGGAATATCAGCCTTTCCTGTAAAGGACACTATAATGTTGTGTAAAGGGAGCATCACCGGAGGTAAAGGATCAGTGTTTGAAGGAAAACAGGACAGACTCTCCCTTAAATTTCCCAACGACTATCCGTTCAAACCGCCCTTCGTCAAATTCGACCGCCCGGCTCCTTTTCACCCCAATGTGGGAGGTTCTTGCTACCAATGACATGGCAAAATCGACCTGGATATTCTTCTAGAGGTACCTACTTCCATGTTTCGTCAATTTACAGATCCAAATATAAGTTCACCCGTCAACCACGATGCAGCTAGTCTTTGGAGTGATCTGAAAGGTAATATTGGGTTTACTTTGGTTACTATGACACTTCAGTACCACTATTTCAAATCGCTGAATAATGCTTCATCTTTGTGCTGCAGAATATAGGAAGACGGTGGAGAAGTTATACAAGCTTCCCCAATATGGATTAGAGGAGAGAATTCAGAGAACCACTAAAGATGTACACAGGCGCTATGCTTCCTTGAACAAACCAAAACGTTTAGAGGGGGAATTAGAGATACAGATGATTAATGTCCATTACTCAGTTTCGTCAGTTGTATGGTAAGGTTTAGCTGTTGCTCTGGTGGAATAGCTCTTGTGCAGAAAACTGTGGCGAGTTAACTCATTGTTGAACACAACACTGGACTGGCTCGTGGAATTTTCACAGCCTTGAGTTATCGACATCTCCATTATCgcaagtttagagttccatgATTTAATATACCGTACAAAGTAATTTGAATGATTGACAGATTTTTACTAACAAGGGATTGATTTTACACTGAGAATTTGGCATTATGCAGCCACTggtaaaaaaaacaacaaactaTTAACTTACATGAGATTCCTACTTAAACTCCCAACAGGGCGTCTACTACTCAGGGTTAC
This genomic interval carries:
- the LOC126803904 gene encoding LOW QUALITY PROTEIN: mitochondrial intermediate peptidase, mitochondrial (The sequence of the model RefSeq protein was modified relative to this genomic sequence to represent the inferred CDS: inserted 2 bases in 1 codon); amino-acid sequence: MLNLLRSSASKLRLRSATISCNPDPLPTRRHHSSTPTGLYGFHHLKSPKGFQRFVDDAIERSGELVEFISGMPSSAEIIKAMDEISNTVCCVVDSAELCRHTHPNGEFVEEANRASMRINEYLHYLNTNHTLFNAVRKAEEEGHLLSKEAQRAAHYLRVDFERGGIHVPAEKLDRVNQLNIKISELCREFSENIIRDPGTVDIFPASHMPQSLHHLLNPVYRSRSTTLTGSLGHSGATKEKGIHIQTDXHTLSSVLQWASDDEVRKLAYIKGNSVPHANLRVLDNLIATRHELAQIMGYGSYAEFTVKPNMSSSPEVVMSFLQELSKMVRPTANEEFNKIKAFKREKCGQTDADLEPWDEAYYTAMMKSSAYHFDSSVVASYFSLPQCINGLKGLVESLFGARFHSVPMAPGESWHPDVLKMSLHHPEEGDLGYLYLDLYSRNNKYPGCAHFAVKGGCSVSETEYQLPVVALVCNFSSSSSSSTVRLNHWELETLFHEFGHALHSLLSRTDYQHFSGTRVVLDLAETPSNLFEYYAWDHRVLKTFAKHYSTGEIIPEKLVDSMQGARKMFSATDLLRQVFYAAVDQRLFGEQPSPSTSSIVEDLKREYTSWKHVEGTNWQARFNHLLNYGAGYYSYLYAKCFAATIWQKLCQEDPLSLTTGTALRTRFLQHGGAKEPDDLLNGLVGDGILRDCNGGLVPDVTCLCNEMKFLGKS